One window of Cydia pomonella isolate Wapato2018A chromosome 7, ilCydPomo1, whole genome shotgun sequence genomic DNA carries:
- the LOC133520121 gene encoding PDZ and LIM domain protein Zasp isoform X1 → MFYFIFSNHFFNPSKPYNLLTGKNVKSVVWPPPNPPEDEPPNVLSDYPKTLCQKPRAEPAPVKEAPMERKMSKVALPVSTMQDTSIQSISTSQQIAEFSSSSSYAAAQMSTATAATTRSETVSVVESKQSQQVISETSCTVQSFSEQAVSQSQMSTMYQSQTSPPVEKIFDNPMSKLESKSMSRKESAAEIKSEMVTEQRYEQCKRESLTESQIKTVDVPKTEIVTETRSQQRRRESVCESQTKTVDAPTTELRSQECKRKSVTDSQITTVDVPKTDIMAEQNAQESRRESLIESQVTTVDVATTEIITAQMAHESQRECLTECKLNTTDIANNTQDSQVDKEQSEAMEQPIAPIHENTIKDDRKQSLENIPITNTNPENPANKNILQSNLTSPIKPLPPTSIPNPVPKGFVCSMIDALTTAPDRPYSPLPEPAAPSNLLIQSNLLPENPNPPVSNETQNEIQQEVQDPLKVEIPPQPSPMFAQQPKRGITPIPPIKTYNPPEKKDEPIPLPQQTEPYIPPDFKIIIEPKVPPRDETSSPFVEALTTAPDRPFTPGGSIVPNTERSSLKEALTIAPERSYSPLPLGSITNKSTQSSQSTHYTSTSTVQVQSTSSDIVRPIATQSITQMTHSETSNMQNTCKLQSSSEMSAFRPVPKQVFPPPQPEEFCQLANFPPMSHDIKANFEKSVRKQESMITESQMMQQSKNTFSNMTTQGFSSVKSAQNFFEQLDKKESSSSVSVRSKSGLHKPDNIPPYQKHFEQLPSQRGITPDVNFAPAVLQRPVTPTTDPPIKPKDKPVEPKIPPAPIPQPRFTPEMRTPAQPPPVHFHKDAPISMTFQPVTDEPFLRASPARSRPSTPSMINKPAPIIPYYQMNLVSVEHSALETHLYEPSSPETSRSPTPRMRSKSPAPGPPPNPLKAHAPRIKESTPQRSGAHSLLTQATSNLRKEHEMSQKGFQSGVEVFNASGAKNWSQDQPSVIKEQKHSNVGFKSETYNKGNMSIKEDSAINQNYGQRQAQSQNVSEYGNTTVQTSRKTFEEYERTQSAKVIEIHKGGLSSFGTQQQIESNVQTSSNRKQVFPPPVMSFSSSQTSSVNHTNQNVVASRNTESCYPNPSISGANQGPVCDPTPSTGSSVGAAARGKTFGVSSAPKRGRGILNKAALPGSRIPLCGSCNGNIRGPFITALGRIWCPEHFICVNATCRRPLQDIGFVEENGQLYCEFCFEQYIAPACDKCHAKIKGDCLNAIGKHFHPECFNCVYCGKLFGNNPFFLEDGLPYCESDWNELFTTKCFACGFPVEAGDRWVEALNNNYHSHCFNCTVCKKNLEGQSFFAKGGRPFCKTHAR, encoded by the exons atgttttatttcattttttccaACCACTTTTTCAACCCTTCGAAACCATATAACTTACTAACAGGCAAGAATGTGAAAAGCGTTGTGTGGCCCCCACCGAACCCGCCAGAAGATGAACCACCTAATGTATTGAGCGATTATCCGAAAACACTTTGCCAAAAACCCAGAGCTGAGCCGGCTCCTGTCAAAGAGGCGCCCATGGAAAGGAAAATGAGCAAAGTAGCGTTGCCAGTCAGTACTATGCAGGATACAAGCATACAATCTATTTCAACTTCTCAGCAAATTGCAGAGTTTTCATCTAGCTCCTCATACGCGGCGGCGCAAATGTCAACTGCCACTGCAGCTACTACTCGTTCAGAGACCGTTTCAGTTGTGGAAAGCAAGCAGTCACAACAAGTAATAAGCGAGACTAGCTGCACCGTACAATCTTTCTCAGAACAAGCTGTCTCACAAAGTCAGATGTCAACTATGTATCAATCTCAGACTAGCCCTCCCGTAGAAAAAATCTTTGATAATCCCATGAGCAAACTTGAGTCAAAGTCTATGTCGAGAAAAGAATCTGCGGCTGAAATAAAATCAGAAATGGTAACCGAACAACGTTATGAACAGTGCAAAAGGGAATCTTTAACTGAAAGTCAAATAAAGACCGTCGATGTCCCGAAAACAGAAATTGTAACTGAAACTAGAAGTCAACAACGCAGACGAGAATCAGTTTGTGAAAGTCAAACAAAAACTGTTGATGCTCCAACAACTGAACTAAGAAGCCAAGAATGTAAAAGGAAATCCGTGACTGACAGTCAAATAACAACTGTAGATGTTCCAAAAACAGACATTATGGCAGAACAAAATGCTCAAGAAAGTAGAAGGGAATCTTTAATCGAAAGTCAAGTAACAACTGTCGATGTTGCAACTACAGAAATCATCACTGCTCAAATGGCCCACGAAAGCCAAAGAGAATGTTTAACCGAATGTAAACTAAATACTACCGATATTGCGAACAATACTCAAGATTCTCAAGTTGACAAAGAACAGTCAGAAGCTATGGAACAGCCGATAGCTCCAATTcacgaaaatacaataaaagACGATAGAAAACAGTCACTTGAAAATATTCCAATTACCAATACAAACCCCGAAAACCCGGCCAATAAGAATATCTTACAGTCAAATCTTACATCACCAATAAAGCCTTTACCGCCGACATCTATTCCTAATCCCGTTCCTAAAGGATTTGTATGTTCCATGATTGATGCTTTAACGACAGCACCAGATAGGCCATACTCTCCTTTACCCGAACCTGCTGCACCCAGTAACTTACTCATTCAAAGTAACTTGTTACCTGAAAATCCAAATCCTCCAGTTTCTAACGAAACCCAAAACGAAATACAGCAGGAGGTACAAGATCCCTTAAAAGTAGAAATTCCACCACAGCCGTCACCTATGTTTGCTCAGCAACCCAAGCGCGGCATAACACCTATCCCACCAATTAAGACTTATAATCCACCCGAAAAAAAAGATGAACCTATACCATTGCCCCAACAGACTGAACCCTACATTCCACCGGACTTCAAAATAATCATAGAGCCCAAAGTACCGCCCCGTGACGAAACCTCTTCTCCGTTTGTTGAAGCTTTAACCACCGCTCCTGACCGGCCTTTTACACCAGGAGGTAGTATTGTGCCAAATACCGAGCGAAGTTCTCTTAAGGAGGCTTTGACTATTGCCCCAGAACGTTCTTATAGTCCTTTACCTTTAGGAAGCATTACCAATAAATCTACCCAAAGTAGTCAATCCACCCATTACACCTCAACGTCGACAGTTCAAGTTCAGTCAACTTCTTCGGATATCGTACGTCCTATTGCAACGCAATCTATAACACAGATGACTCATTCCGAAACATCAAATATGCAAAACACATGTAAGTTACAATCGTCATCCGAAATGTCTGCTTTTAGGCCCGTACCCAAACAAGTATTCCCACCACCACAACCAGAAGAGTTTTGCCAGCTTGCAAATTTCCCACCTATGAGTCACGATATCAAAGCTAATTTCGAGAAATCTGTACGAAAACAAGAATCTATGATAACAGAATCTCAAATGATGCAACAGTCAAAAAATACATTCAGCAACATGACTACTCAAGGATTTTCGTCTGTTAAATCTGCTCAAAACTTCTTCGAACAATTAGATAAAAAGGAATCTTCGTCATCGGTATCCGTTAGATCAAAATCTGGTTTACATAAACCTGACAATATTCCTCCATATCAAAAGCACTTTGAGCAACTACCATCTCAAAGAGGCATCACCCCGGATGTTAATTTCGCTCCTGCTGTACTTCAAAGGCCTGTTACTCCTACCACTGATCCGCCTATCAAACCAAAGGATAAACCGGTAGAACCAAAAATACCTCCTGCTCCCATACCCCAACCAAGATTTACACCAGAGATGAGAACTCCAGCCCAACCACCTCCTGTGCACTTCCATAAAGATGCACCTATTTCAATGACATTTCAACCAGTCACTGACGAGCCTTTCCTGAGGGCGTCCCCTGCTCGAAGTCGACCTTCAACTCCTAGTATGATAAACAAACCTGCCCCCATAATCCCATATTACCAAATGAATTTAGTATCGGTGGAGCATTCGGCATTGGAAACTCATCTTTACGAACCGTCGAGCCCGGAGACAAGTCGATCTCCCACTCCAAGAATGAGATCGAAATCTCCAGCTCCAGGACCACCACCAAATCCGTTGAAGGCTCACGCACCCCGTATTAAAGAATCCACTCCACAGAGAAGTGGCGCTCACTCTCTTTTGACTCAAGCCACATCGAATCTCCGCAAAGAGCACGAAATGTCACAGAAAGGATTCCAAAGCGGCGTCGAAGTTTTTAACGCTTCTGGTGCTAAAAATTGGAGCCAAGATCAGCCATCGGTTATTAAAGAACAAAAACATTCGAACGTCGGGTTtaaaagcgaaacttataaTAAAGGCAATATGAGCATCAAGGAAGATTCTGCAATCAACCAAAACTACGGCCAAAGACAAGCGCAATCGCAAAATGTTTCCGAGTATGGCAATACGACTGTGCAAACGAGTAGGAAAACATTTGAAGAGTATGAAAGAACGCAGTCCGCTAaagttatagaaatacataaagGTGGTTTGTCATCATTTGGTACGCAACAGCAAATTGAATCTAACGTTCAAACATCCAGTAATCGTAAACAAGTGTTTCCACCTCCGGTCATGAGTTTTTCTTCTTCCCAGACTTCATCTGTTAACCACACTAATCAAAATGTTGTTGCTAGTAGAAACACTGAAAGCTGTTATCCAAATCCTTCGATTTCTGGTGCTAACCAAGGTCCAGTGTGTGATCCTACCCCATCGACAGGTTCCAGCGTAGGAGCTGCCGCTCGTGGCAAAACCTTTGGAGTTTCTTCAGCCCCCAAACGCGGCAGAGGCATTTTGAACAAGGCTGCTCTGCCAGGATCTCGTATACCCCTTTGCGGTTCCTGCAATGGCAATATTAG GGGTCCGTTCATAACCGCACTGGGCCGCATCTGGTGCCCCGAGCACTTCATCTGCGTTAACGCGACGTGCAGGCGCCCGCTACAGGACATCGGCTTCGTGGAGGAGAACGGCCAGCTCTACTGCGAGTTCTGCTTCGAACAGTACATCGCGCCCGCTTGCGACAAGTGCCACGCCAAAATCAAGGGC GATTGTCTGAACGCAATCGGCAAGCACTTCCACCCGGAGTGCTTCAACTGCGTGTACTGCGGCAAGTTGTTTGGCAACAACCCCTTCTTCCTGGAGGACGGCCTGCCCTACTGCGAATCAG ACTGGAACGAGTTGTTCACGACGAAATGTTTCGCGTGCGGGTTCCCGGTGGAGGCGGGCGACAGGTGGGTCGAGGCGCTCAACAATAACTACCACAGTCACTGCTTCAACTGCACG GTCTGCAAAAAGAACCTCGAAGGACAGAGCTTCTTCGCTAAGGGAGGACGACCCTTCTGCAAGACACACGCCCGCTAG